The Stenotrophomonas rhizophila genome has a window encoding:
- a CDS encoding D-alanyl-D-alanine carboxypeptidase family protein, which produces MKFRFAAAAMATTLFVGMVSAQTPLPTPAPAPAPAAAAPVTVATPPAPKPSVAKAWVLMDYATGQVLAGENIHEQLAPASITKVMTSYVVAAEVKNGKVRTDDQVMMSERAWREGGAGTDGSYSGFPVNQTARLEDMEKGMAIQSGNDAAIALAEHVAGSEEAFASLMNSYAARIGMKDSHFVNAHGLSAEGHRTTAYDLALLGRAFVRDYPETYAYNKVKEFTVGNITQPNRNLLLWRDQSVDGIKTGHTSEAGYCLMSSAQRGDQRLIAVVLGGASEKQRADDSLALLNWGFRFFETHRMYEPGKAVAEHKVWKGKADTLQLGVAQPLLVSVPRGRYNDLKPSIDVPKTLEAPFTAGQAVGTLKVTLDGKVVAQAPLVAVAAVEEAGFFKRLWDSFWMWWESE; this is translated from the coding sequence ATGAAATTCCGCTTTGCCGCTGCTGCCATGGCCACGACCCTGTTCGTGGGCATGGTCTCCGCCCAGACCCCCTTGCCGACCCCGGCCCCGGCACCCGCTCCTGCCGCCGCCGCCCCCGTTACCGTGGCCACCCCGCCGGCGCCCAAGCCCAGCGTGGCCAAGGCCTGGGTGCTGATGGATTACGCCACCGGCCAGGTGCTGGCCGGCGAGAACATCCATGAACAGCTGGCCCCGGCCAGCATCACCAAGGTGATGACCTCGTACGTGGTTGCCGCCGAAGTGAAGAACGGCAAGGTCCGTACCGACGACCAGGTGATGATGAGCGAGCGCGCCTGGCGCGAAGGTGGCGCCGGCACCGACGGCAGCTACAGCGGTTTCCCGGTCAACCAGACCGCGCGTCTGGAAGACATGGAAAAGGGCATGGCGATCCAGTCGGGCAATGACGCCGCCATCGCGCTGGCCGAACATGTGGCCGGCAGCGAAGAAGCCTTCGCCTCGCTGATGAACAGCTACGCCGCCAGGATCGGCATGAAGGACTCGCACTTCGTCAACGCCCACGGCCTGAGCGCCGAAGGGCATCGCACCACCGCCTACGACCTGGCGCTGCTGGGCCGTGCGTTCGTGCGCGACTACCCGGAAACCTACGCCTACAACAAGGTGAAGGAATTCACCGTGGGCAACATCACCCAGCCCAACCGCAACCTGCTGCTGTGGCGCGACCAGAGCGTGGACGGCATCAAGACCGGACACACCTCCGAAGCGGGCTACTGCCTGATGAGCTCGGCCCAGCGTGGCGACCAGCGCCTGATCGCCGTGGTGCTGGGCGGTGCTTCGGAGAAGCAGCGCGCCGATGACAGCCTGGCGCTGCTCAACTGGGGCTTCCGCTTCTTCGAAACGCACCGCATGTACGAGCCGGGCAAGGCCGTGGCCGAGCACAAGGTGTGGAAGGGCAAGGCCGATACGCTGCAGCTGGGCGTGGCCCAGCCGCTGCTGGTGAGCGTGCCGCGCGGCCGCTACAACGACCTCAAGCCGAGCATCGACGTGCCCAAGACCCTGGAAGCGCCGTTCACCGCGGGCCAGGCAGTGGGTACGCTGAAGGTGACCCTGGACGGCAAGGTGGTGGCGCAGGCTCCGCTGGTGGCGGTGGCCGCGGTGGAAGAAGCCGGCTTCTTCAAGCGCCTGTGGGACAGCTTCTGGATGTGGTGGGAATCGGAATAA
- a CDS encoding septal ring lytic transglycosylase RlpA family protein translates to MNARARCRWAVPGLLILALAACSSAPKKPPSASGTTGKPSGALVQGQGKGKGSRPAHCPEGSPYKAASEDPSTRGDYRAGGLYKPGVNDSTPTYIPNVACIPEPDVVDLPRSAIGNKSPYVVLGKSYQVLDRPKGYAEKGTASYYGAKFHGRLTSNREVYDMYAFTAAHKTLPLPSFARVTNLDNGESVIVRVNDRGPFHDGRVIDLSYAAAVRLGITQRGTGNVEVRALTPGEDNLLADKPSRRERRAAEAAATVAAATPPATARRASDMDKLVGALPAPAARPAGPAQPAATQAATLETGPVTVSALPAAAPVAAAARPLPAPVAAATPSPSLQQQVGNVLLQVASFASRENATKALGQLSSAGIVGASISDIVSGGRTLWRLRVPAADHASASELAGRIVGLGFGSPQIVKE, encoded by the coding sequence ATGAACGCACGCGCGCGCTGCAGATGGGCGGTTCCCGGCCTGCTGATCCTGGCGCTGGCCGCCTGCAGCAGTGCACCTAAAAAGCCGCCCAGCGCGAGCGGCACTACCGGCAAACCGTCGGGCGCGCTGGTGCAGGGGCAGGGCAAGGGCAAGGGCAGCCGCCCTGCGCATTGCCCTGAAGGCTCGCCGTACAAGGCCGCGTCGGAGGATCCCAGCACGCGCGGCGATTACCGCGCGGGCGGGCTGTACAAGCCGGGCGTCAACGACAGCACCCCGACCTACATTCCCAACGTGGCCTGCATTCCCGAACCGGACGTGGTGGACCTGCCACGCTCGGCGATCGGCAACAAATCGCCTTACGTGGTGCTGGGCAAGAGTTACCAGGTACTGGACCGGCCCAAGGGCTATGCCGAAAAGGGCACGGCGTCCTACTACGGTGCCAAGTTCCATGGCCGGCTTACCTCCAACCGTGAGGTGTACGACATGTACGCCTTCACCGCCGCGCACAAGACCCTGCCGCTGCCGAGCTTTGCGCGGGTCACCAACCTGGACAACGGCGAATCGGTGATCGTGAGGGTCAATGACCGCGGCCCGTTCCACGACGGCCGGGTGATCGATCTCAGCTACGCCGCCGCCGTGCGCCTGGGCATCACCCAGCGCGGCACCGGCAACGTAGAAGTACGCGCGCTGACCCCGGGCGAGGACAACCTGCTGGCCGACAAACCCTCGCGCCGTGAGCGCCGCGCGGCGGAAGCGGCCGCCACCGTGGCGGCTGCAACGCCGCCGGCCACGGCGCGCCGCGCCAGCGACATGGACAAGCTGGTCGGCGCATTGCCGGCGCCTGCCGCGCGTCCGGCCGGCCCGGCCCAGCCGGCCGCGACCCAGGCGGCAACGCTGGAGACGGGCCCGGTCACGGTGAGCGCGCTGCCGGCGGCTGCGCCGGTGGCTGCCGCTGCCCGCCCCCTGCCTGCGCCCGTCGCGGCCGCCACACCCAGCCCCTCGTTGCAGCAGCAGGTCGGCAACGTGCTGCTGCAGGTAGCCAGTTTCGCCAGCCGCGAGAACGCCACCAAGGCCCTGGGTCAGCTGTCTTCGGCCGGCATCGTCGGCGCCAGCATCAGCGACATCGTCAGCGGCGGCCGCACCCTGTGGCGCCTGCGGGTGCCGGCGGCCGACCATGCCAGCGCCTCGGAACTTGCCGGCCGCATTGTCGGTCTGGGATTCGGGTCGCCGCAGATCGTGAAAGAGTAA
- the mltB gene encoding lytic murein transglycosylase B, which yields MIRRTLACMLTLGLVACATQPHSPSPPPQASGAPNKPGVAHKGPAEAAPEGAAATAPPVDLTPVPFEVARANFVRDTAARYGIPAAQIEATLAQAQVRAPIIAAMSRPAERVKPWNEYRPMFISQARIDGGRKFLAQHRDELMRVQERTGVPAEVIVAIIGVETSYGANTGSYRVLDALYTLAFNYPRSGDPAKLEREVRRELFFRDELARLFALSRDEKLDILSIKGSYAGAMGMGQFMPSSYLDFAVDGNGDGRRDLFTSYDDVFSSIANYFVKKGGWVRGGPVAVPATLAPGRAPFDPTDWTPTWTLSDLAQRGYQPSVPVAAGLTATPITLEGSTGKQYWLGFQNYYAITRYNLSKMYAMAVYQLSQAIAGQELPPA from the coding sequence ATGATTCGACGCACTTTGGCTTGCATGCTTACGCTCGGTTTGGTTGCCTGCGCGACCCAGCCGCACTCCCCGTCACCGCCGCCGCAGGCGTCAGGTGCGCCCAACAAGCCGGGAGTCGCCCACAAGGGGCCTGCCGAAGCCGCGCCGGAAGGAGCCGCAGCCACCGCGCCGCCGGTTGACCTGACCCCGGTGCCGTTCGAAGTGGCACGCGCCAACTTCGTGCGCGATACCGCCGCCCGCTATGGCATTCCCGCTGCGCAGATCGAGGCCACGCTGGCCCAGGCGCAGGTGCGCGCTCCCATCATTGCCGCCATGTCGCGTCCGGCCGAGCGGGTCAAGCCGTGGAACGAGTACCGGCCGATGTTCATCAGCCAGGCGCGGATCGACGGCGGCAGGAAGTTCCTGGCCCAGCACCGCGATGAGCTGATGCGCGTGCAGGAGCGTACCGGGGTGCCGGCCGAAGTGATCGTGGCGATCATCGGCGTGGAAACCAGTTACGGCGCCAACACCGGCAGCTACCGCGTACTCGATGCGCTGTACACGCTGGCCTTCAATTACCCGCGCAGCGGCGACCCGGCCAAGCTGGAACGCGAAGTGCGCCGCGAGCTGTTCTTCCGCGATGAGCTGGCGCGCCTGTTCGCGCTGAGCCGCGACGAGAAGCTGGACATCCTGTCCATCAAGGGCAGCTATGCCGGCGCGATGGGCATGGGCCAGTTCATGCCGTCCAGCTACCTGGACTTCGCTGTGGACGGCAACGGTGATGGTCGCCGCGATCTGTTCACCAGCTACGACGACGTGTTCTCTTCCATCGCCAATTACTTCGTCAAGAAGGGCGGGTGGGTGCGCGGCGGCCCGGTTGCGGTGCCGGCCACGCTGGCGCCCGGCCGCGCGCCGTTCGACCCCACCGACTGGACCCCGACCTGGACGCTGTCCGACCTGGCCCAGCGCGGCTACCAGCCCAGCGTACCGGTCGCCGCCGGCCTGACCGCCACGCCGATCACGCTCGAAGGCAGCACCGGCAAGCAGTACTGGCTGGGCTTCCAGAACTACTACGCCATCACCCGTTACAACCTGTCCAAGATGTACGCGATGGCCGTGTACCAGTTGTCGCAGGCCATCGCCGGCCAGGAGCTGCCGCCGGCATGA
- the rodA gene encoding rod shape-determining protein RodA has protein sequence MKDFLRWASDMVVRFSSTLDWVLCLALGALMLIGLAVLKSAGGDSLVFAQGARFVVGLGAMWAISRMPILRIRSATPLIYAVSMIPLLAVFVLGTGKYGRQWLDLKLFYLQPAELLKVSLPMMVAWYLHRMPLPPRFSTVMVSAVIIGVPTGLVMLQPDFGTGVLIAASGAFVLLLAGLPWWWVGVAVGGVAAAAPVAWIWLLRPYQKDRIMMFLDPEMDALGAGWNIIQSKIAIGSGGFDGKGWGQGSQSHLNFIPEQTTDFAFSVLSEEFGWIGVALVLFLYLVVIGRCLWIASQSRDSYSRLLAGATGLAFFVYVLVNGGMISGLLPVVGVPMPLISYGGTSAVSLLAGFGLVMAARSHNPVHGGYS, from the coding sequence ATGAAGGATTTCCTGCGCTGGGCCAGCGACATGGTCGTGCGCTTCAGCAGCACCCTGGACTGGGTGCTGTGCCTGGCGCTGGGCGCGTTGATGCTGATCGGCCTTGCCGTGCTCAAGAGCGCCGGCGGCGATTCGCTGGTGTTCGCCCAGGGCGCGCGCTTCGTGGTTGGGCTGGGCGCGATGTGGGCGATTTCGCGCATGCCGATCCTGCGCATCCGCTCGGCCACCCCGCTGATCTACGCGGTGTCGATGATCCCGCTGCTGGCCGTGTTCGTGCTCGGCACCGGCAAGTACGGCCGCCAGTGGCTGGACCTGAAGCTGTTCTACCTGCAGCCGGCCGAGCTGCTCAAGGTCAGCCTGCCGATGATGGTGGCCTGGTACCTGCACCGCATGCCGCTGCCGCCGCGCTTTTCCACGGTGATGGTCAGCGCGGTGATCATCGGGGTGCCGACCGGGCTGGTGATGCTGCAGCCGGACTTCGGTACCGGCGTGCTGATCGCCGCCAGCGGTGCGTTCGTGCTGCTGCTGGCCGGCCTGCCGTGGTGGTGGGTGGGCGTGGCCGTGGGGGGCGTCGCTGCCGCCGCACCCGTCGCCTGGATCTGGCTGCTGCGGCCCTACCAGAAAGACCGCATCATGATGTTCCTGGACCCGGAGATGGATGCGCTGGGCGCCGGGTGGAACATCATCCAGTCCAAGATCGCCATTGGTTCGGGCGGTTTCGATGGCAAGGGCTGGGGCCAGGGCTCGCAGTCGCACCTGAACTTCATTCCCGAGCAGACCACCGACTTTGCCTTCTCCGTGCTCAGCGAGGAGTTCGGCTGGATCGGCGTGGCGCTGGTGCTGTTCCTGTACCTGGTGGTGATCGGGCGCTGCCTGTGGATCGCCTCGCAGTCGCGCGATTCCTATTCGCGCCTGTTGGCCGGCGCCACCGGGCTGGCGTTCTTCGTCTACGTGCTGGTCAACGGCGGCATGATCTCCGGCCTGCTGCCGGTGGTGGGCGTGCCCATGCCGCTGATCAGCTACGGCGGCACCTCGGCGGTATCGCTGCTGGCCGGGTTCGGGCTGGTGATGGCCGCGCGCAGCCACAACCCGGTACACGGCGGCTACAGCTGA
- the mrdA gene encoding penicillin-binding protein 2 — protein MYVRRQAKNPRAEAEQFRRRAALGFLGVLVCLVGLGGWYFKLQVLDHDTYATRSEANRIKPRPVVPGRGMIYDRNGRLLAENVPAFRLDITPDKVKDMDATLAGLAKILTITPEDLETFNKSRKARRSFLPVTLKLRVTDEEMARFAVDRWRYPGVELEPYLTRRYPYGDLFAHIIGYVGRVDDKDLETLGEGNAALTHIGKSGLERYYEQQLRGKVGYEQVETNVQGRAIRTIGRVAAQSGNDLRLSIDADLQRAMVAAFGDFDGAGVAMDPRTGEILAMVSLPSYDPNLFVNGISHADFKALNDNPSRPQFNRLVLGGVAPGSTIKPLIGLAGLDSGVRKPEDKILSTGMFYLPGTSRGWGDANRGGHGWTDLRKSITQSVNTYYYKLALDLGIERFDHYMGYYGFGEPTGIDLTGEIGGILPSPQNKYKSRKERWYPGDTVNVSIGQGDWKVTPLQLVHGVGGIADGQLRTPHLVMQQRESFDSDWVPTPAGTSKPVSPSPGNLQAVREGMMGTMRPGGSGARAAAGAPYTIAGKTGTAQVISRRGTAAVNPKSLPMHLRHRSLFVGFAPAENPVIVLAIAVEGGGYGGSAAAPIARKLFDAWLLGKMPEGMEPLDSLRGTTAIGITAFEGDSAAREAGDAAAAVLESLPVLVGLPEPVPTPAPVPGAPLAPAAHPPAPPERSR, from the coding sequence ATGTACGTGCGCCGCCAGGCCAAGAATCCGCGCGCCGAAGCCGAGCAGTTCCGGCGCCGCGCCGCGCTGGGCTTCCTCGGCGTGCTGGTCTGCCTGGTCGGGTTGGGTGGGTGGTACTTCAAGCTGCAGGTGCTGGACCACGACACCTACGCCACGCGTTCGGAAGCCAACCGCATCAAGCCGCGCCCGGTGGTGCCCGGGCGCGGCATGATCTATGACCGCAACGGGCGGCTGCTGGCCGAAAACGTGCCCGCGTTCCGCCTGGACATCACCCCGGACAAGGTCAAGGACATGGACGCCACCCTGGCCGGGTTGGCGAAGATCCTCACGATCACGCCGGAAGACCTGGAAACCTTCAACAAGTCACGCAAGGCGCGTCGCAGCTTCCTGCCGGTGACGCTGAAGCTGCGGGTCACCGACGAGGAAATGGCGCGCTTTGCGGTCGACCGCTGGCGCTATCCCGGCGTGGAGCTGGAACCCTACCTGACCCGCCGCTATCCCTACGGTGACCTGTTCGCGCACATCATCGGTTACGTCGGCCGGGTCGATGACAAGGACCTGGAAACGCTGGGCGAGGGCAATGCCGCGCTGACCCATATCGGCAAGTCCGGCCTGGAGCGCTATTACGAGCAGCAGCTGCGCGGCAAGGTCGGCTACGAGCAGGTTGAAACCAACGTGCAGGGCCGCGCCATCCGCACCATCGGCCGGGTCGCGGCGCAGTCGGGCAACGACCTGCGACTGTCCATCGATGCCGACCTGCAGCGCGCCATGGTGGCGGCCTTCGGCGATTTCGACGGCGCCGGCGTGGCGATGGATCCGCGCACCGGCGAAATCCTGGCCATGGTCAGCCTGCCGTCGTACGACCCCAACCTGTTCGTCAACGGCATCTCGCATGCCGATTTCAAGGCACTCAACGACAACCCCTCGCGCCCGCAGTTCAACCGCCTGGTGCTCGGTGGCGTGGCACCGGGTTCGACCATCAAGCCGCTGATCGGCCTGGCCGGGTTGGACAGCGGCGTGCGCAAGCCCGAAGACAAGATCCTCTCCACCGGCATGTTCTACCTTCCGGGCACCTCGCGTGGCTGGGGCGATGCCAACCGTGGCGGCCACGGCTGGACCGACCTGCGCAAGTCGATCACCCAGTCGGTCAACACTTATTACTACAAGCTGGCGCTGGACCTGGGCATCGAGCGGTTCGACCACTACATGGGCTATTACGGCTTCGGCGAGCCGACCGGTATCGACCTCACCGGCGAGATCGGCGGCATCCTGCCTTCGCCGCAGAACAAGTACAAATCCCGCAAGGAACGCTGGTATCCCGGCGATACGGTCAACGTCAGCATCGGCCAGGGCGACTGGAAGGTCACCCCGCTGCAGCTGGTGCACGGCGTGGGCGGCATTGCCGACGGCCAGCTGCGCACCCCGCACCTGGTGATGCAGCAGCGCGAAAGCTTCGATTCGGACTGGGTGCCCACGCCGGCTGGCACGAGCAAGCCGGTCAGCCCGAGCCCGGGGAACCTGCAGGCCGTGCGCGAAGGCATGATGGGCACCATGCGCCCGGGCGGCAGCGGCGCGCGCGCGGCGGCCGGCGCGCCCTACACCATCGCCGGCAAGACCGGCACCGCGCAGGTGATCAGCCGCCGCGGCACCGCGGCGGTGAACCCCAAGAGCCTGCCGATGCACCTGCGCCACCGGTCGCTGTTCGTGGGCTTTGCGCCGGCCGAAAACCCGGTGATCGTGCTGGCCATTGCGGTCGAAGGCGGCGGCTACGGCGGCTCGGCGGCGGCGCCGATCGCGCGCAAGCTGTTCGATGCCTGGTTGCTGGGCAAGATGCCCGAGGGCATGGAGCCGCTGGACAGCCTGCGTGGCACCACCGCGATCGGCATCACCGCATTCGAGGGCGACAGTGCCGCGCGCGAAGCCGGCGATGCCGCTGCCGCCGTGCTGGAATCGCTGCCGGTGCTGGTCGGCCTGCCCGAACCGGTTCCCACCCCGGCACCCGTGCCTGGCGCGCCCCTGGCGCCGGCGGCCCACCCCCCCGCCCCGCCGGAGCGCAGCCGATGA
- the mreD gene encoding rod shape-determining protein MreD yields the protein MSRLRDKPWVLPVSIVLALLLGLLPLPVLLQPLRPYWLALVLAYWVIEAPDRVGLGVAFACGVIADLLYGGVLGEQALRLVMLTFILQRFRARIRFFPMSQQVLAIGGLLFNDRIVSAVVHIAVGEPTLPWSYWWAPLLGMGLWPLVFVLLDAVRFGRRGR from the coding sequence ATGAGCCGCCTGCGCGACAAACCCTGGGTGCTCCCGGTCAGCATCGTGCTGGCACTGCTGCTCGGCCTGCTGCCGTTGCCGGTGCTGCTGCAGCCGCTGCGCCCGTACTGGCTGGCGCTGGTGCTGGCGTACTGGGTGATCGAGGCGCCGGACCGGGTCGGGCTGGGCGTGGCCTTCGCCTGCGGCGTGATCGCCGACCTGCTGTACGGCGGCGTGCTCGGCGAACAGGCGCTGCGGCTGGTGATGCTCACCTTCATCCTGCAGCGCTTCCGTGCGCGCATCCGCTTCTTCCCGATGTCCCAGCAGGTGCTGGCCATCGGTGGCCTGCTGTTCAACGACCGCATCGTCAGCGCCGTGGTCCACATCGCCGTGGGCGAACCGACCCTGCCGTGGTCGTACTGGTGGGCGCCGCTGCTGGGCATGGGGCTGTGGCCGCTGGTGTTCGTGCTGCTCGACGCAGTGCGCTTCGGGCGTCGCGGGCGCTGA
- the mreC gene encoding rod shape-determining protein MreC — protein MPPYAGPPVASRQGDASSPLRLLAYLALAITLIVLDDQAGWLARARAQANVLVQPVWALAGLPGRLGTQVKDNAASHGQLVDENRELRNQLLIANARLTRLQTAALDNAQLRELLNVAERSGLDVQLAPILDIDLDPVRQRLVLAAGTRDGVHMGQAVIDAGGLMGQVIATTASNATVLLLTDPDHAVPVTVARNGVRLIVYGRGDTLELRDIPLSAGVEVGDEIVTSGLGGRFPAGFPVGRITALRPDDTHAFLVGELKPAAQLDRGRDVLLLRPGAAIRIPPNLQLSETAGGPAAPAPAAATPVAPTVSRPTETAPQPAQPAPQPSPTGPTP, from the coding sequence GTGCCGCCCTACGCCGGTCCTCCCGTAGCCTCCCGCCAGGGTGATGCCAGCAGCCCCCTGCGGCTGCTCGCCTACCTGGCCCTGGCCATCACCCTGATCGTGCTCGATGACCAGGCCGGCTGGCTGGCGCGCGCGCGCGCGCAGGCCAACGTGCTGGTGCAGCCGGTGTGGGCGCTGGCCGGCCTGCCGGGCCGGCTTGGCACCCAGGTCAAGGACAATGCGGCCAGCCACGGCCAGCTGGTCGATGAGAACCGCGAGCTGCGCAACCAGCTGCTGATCGCGAATGCACGCCTGACCCGCCTGCAGACCGCCGCGCTGGACAACGCCCAGCTGCGCGAACTGCTCAACGTGGCCGAACGCAGCGGGCTGGACGTGCAGCTGGCGCCGATCCTGGACATCGACCTGGACCCGGTCCGGCAGCGCCTGGTGCTGGCCGCCGGCACCCGCGATGGCGTGCACATGGGGCAGGCGGTGATCGACGCCGGCGGCCTGATGGGGCAGGTGATCGCCACCACCGCCAGCAACGCCACCGTGCTGCTGCTCACCGATCCGGACCACGCGGTGCCGGTCACCGTGGCCCGCAACGGCGTGCGCCTGATCGTCTACGGCCGCGGCGACACCCTGGAACTGCGCGACATTCCGCTCAGCGCGGGGGTGGAAGTGGGCGACGAGATCGTCACCTCCGGCCTGGGCGGCCGTTTCCCGGCCGGCTTCCCGGTCGGCAGGATCACCGCCCTGCGCCCGGACGACACCCATGCCTTCCTGGTCGGCGAACTCAAGCCCGCCGCCCAGCTCGACCGCGGCCGCGACGTACTGCTGCTGAGGCCGGGCGCCGCGATCCGGATCCCGCCCAACCTCCAGCTTTCCGAAACCGCAGGCGGACCGGCAGCGCCTGCACCTGCGGCGGCAACCCCGGTAGCGCCGACTGTTAGTCGGCCCACGGAAACCGCGCCGCAACCGGCCCAACCCGCACCCCAGCCTTCCCCGACGGGGCCCACCCCATGA
- a CDS encoding rod shape-determining protein, producing the protein MFKKLRGMFSNDLSIDLGTANTLIYVRGQGIVLNEPSVVAVRQDRAIGGTRSVAAVGAEAKQMLGRTPGHITTIRPMKDGVIADFTYTEAMLKHFIKKVHKSRFLRPSPRVLVCVPAGSTQVERRAIKESAEEAGARDVFLIEEPMAAAIGAGMPVTEARGSMVIDIGGGTTEVAVISLNGIVYSASVRIGGDRFDESITNYVRRNHGMLIGEATAERIKVELGCAYPQAEVIEMEISGRNLAEGVPKMIKINSNEVLEALHEPLSGIVSAVKLALEQTPPELCADVAERGIVLTGGGALLRDLDRLISEETGLHVQVADDPLTCVARGGGRALELVDMHGNEFFAPE; encoded by the coding sequence ATGTTCAAGAAACTGCGTGGCATGTTCTCCAATGACCTGTCCATCGACCTGGGCACGGCCAATACCCTCATTTACGTGCGCGGGCAGGGGATCGTGCTGAACGAACCGTCGGTCGTGGCCGTGCGCCAGGACCGTGCCATCGGTGGCACCCGCTCGGTGGCCGCCGTCGGCGCCGAAGCCAAGCAGATGCTGGGCCGTACCCCGGGCCACATCACCACCATCCGCCCGATGAAGGATGGCGTCATCGCCGACTTCACCTACACCGAGGCGATGCTCAAGCACTTCATCAAGAAGGTGCACAAGTCGCGCTTCCTTCGCCCGAGCCCGCGCGTGCTGGTCTGCGTGCCGGCCGGTTCGACCCAGGTCGAGCGCCGCGCCATCAAGGAATCGGCCGAAGAAGCCGGTGCCCGTGACGTGTTCCTGATCGAAGAGCCGATGGCCGCCGCGATCGGCGCCGGCATGCCGGTCACCGAAGCCCGTGGCTCGATGGTCATCGACATCGGCGGCGGCACCACCGAAGTGGCCGTGATCTCGCTGAACGGCATCGTCTATTCGGCCTCGGTGCGCATCGGCGGCGACCGCTTCGACGAGTCGATCACCAACTACGTGCGCCGCAACCACGGCATGCTGATCGGTGAAGCCACCGCCGAGCGGATCAAGGTCGAGCTGGGCTGCGCCTACCCGCAGGCCGAGGTCATCGAGATGGAAATCTCCGGCAGGAACCTCGCCGAGGGCGTGCCGAAGATGATCAAGATCAACTCCAACGAAGTGCTCGAAGCGCTGCACGAACCGCTGTCGGGCATCGTCAGCGCGGTCAAGCTGGCGTTGGAGCAGACCCCGCCGGAACTGTGCGCCGACGTCGCCGAGCGCGGCATCGTGCTGACCGGTGGTGGCGCCCTGCTGCGCGACCTGGACCGCCTGATCTCCGAGGAAACCGGCCTGCACGTGCAGGTGGCCGACGACCCGCTCACCTGCGTGGCCCGCGGTGGCGGTCGTGCGCTGGAGCTGGTGGACATGCACGGCAACGAGTTCTTTGCGCCGGAGTAA
- a CDS encoding carbohydrate kinase family protein: MSALICGSLAFDTIMVFPDQFKNHILPDKVHILNVSFLVPRMRREFGGCAGNIAYNLHLLGGEPIPMGTVGSDFGPYREYFQGLGIDLSRIKVIDELFTPQAFITTDHDNNQITAFHPGAMMRSYENHVKDVPGVTLGLVGPDGREGMIQNSQEFFEAGVPFIFDPGQAMPLFNGPELRTFIEQADYVVVNDYESNLLQERTGWDEKEIVSRVKAYITTRGPKGAVIHTPEKTYDIPPAHERRVVDPTGCGDAFRAGLIYGIEKGYDWLTIGRMGNLMGALKVEHPGTQNQRFTFEEFNEQFKQQFGYALGV, translated from the coding sequence ATGTCCGCTTTGATCTGTGGTTCTCTTGCCTTCGACACCATCATGGTGTTCCCGGACCAGTTCAAGAATCACATCCTGCCGGACAAGGTGCACATCCTGAACGTGTCGTTCCTGGTGCCGCGCATGCGCCGCGAGTTCGGCGGCTGCGCAGGCAACATCGCCTACAACCTGCACCTGCTGGGCGGCGAGCCGATCCCGATGGGCACGGTGGGCTCGGACTTCGGCCCGTACCGCGAGTATTTCCAGGGCCTGGGCATCGACCTGAGCCGGATCAAGGTGATCGACGAGCTGTTCACCCCGCAGGCGTTCATCACTACCGACCACGACAACAACCAGATCACGGCCTTCCACCCGGGCGCGATGATGCGGTCCTACGAGAACCATGTGAAGGACGTGCCGGGCGTGACCCTGGGCCTGGTCGGCCCGGACGGGCGCGAGGGCATGATCCAGAACTCGCAGGAGTTCTTCGAGGCCGGCGTGCCGTTCATCTTCGACCCGGGCCAGGCCATGCCCCTGTTCAACGGGCCGGAGCTGCGCACCTTCATCGAGCAGGCCGACTACGTGGTGGTCAACGACTACGAGTCCAACCTGCTGCAGGAGCGCACCGGCTGGGACGAAAAGGAGATCGTGAGCCGGGTCAAGGCCTACATCACCACCCGCGGCCCCAAGGGCGCGGTCATCCACACCCCGGAAAAGACCTACGACATCCCGCCGGCGCACGAGCGCCGCGTGGTGGATCCCACCGGCTGTGGCGACGCCTTCCGCGCCGGCCTGATCTACGGCATCGAGAAGGGCTACGACTGGCTGACCATCGGCCGCATGGGCAACCTGATGGGCGCGCTGAAGGTGGAGCATCCCGGCACGCAGAACCAGCGGTTCACGTTCGAAGAATTCAACGAGCAATTCAAACAGCAATTCGGTTACGCGCTGGGCGTTTGA